The Sphingosinicellaceae bacterium genome includes the window TTCGCGTATATTGTGACGCCAAACGTCGATCACGTCGTCCGGCTGGAGCGCATCCGGTCCGATCTGTGGCCAGCGTATCGACGGGCCTGGATCACGCTGTGCGACAGCCGCATCCTTGGCCGACTGGCAGCGTCGGCGGGGGTTACGCTGCCGATCATTCCCGGCAGTGACCTGACCGCTGCGGTGCTTGAGCATGTCGTGCGTCCTGACGACCGTATCGCCGTCGTCGGTGGCAGCGCTGCGATGATCGACGGCATCCGCGACCGCTACGGCCTCACCAACCTCGTCCATTACAACCCGCCGATGGGGTTTATCCACAGTGCCCTCGAGCGCGCCCATGCCATCGGCTTCCTGATCGACGCCAAGGCACGCTTCAGCTTTCTCGCCGTCGGCTCGCCCCAGCAGGAAATCCTCGCCTACCAGGTCGCCCGCAGCGGCGTCGCCACCGGCATCGGGCTGTGCGTCGGTGCCAGCCTGCAGTTCCTCACCAACGAGAAGAGCCGCGCGCCGCAGGTCGTGCAGTCGCTGGCCCTCGAGTGGCTGTACCGACTGGTGGTCGAGCCTCGTCGGATGTGGCGGCGCTATCTCGTCGACGGCCCGCACATCTTCGCCATCTTCCAGCAGTGGCGGCGTTCAACCTAGCTAGCGTTCGGCTACTGCCGCGTGGGGCCCGTCGGCGGGATTGGCCGCGATCCAGTCGATCAGCGCTTGGTAGCGCGGCGATGTCTTCTGGTCGACACCCTCGAGTGCCGACCAATTCCCCCATTTGCCCGGTGTGCCGATGATGCCGAAGTTCATGTACAGCGAGCCGCCGGCAGCCTTGAAGGCGGTGTAGTTCGCGGTCTCCAGCTCATGGAATTCGGGTCGTCGCTGCAGGTTCGCCAGGAAGGTCGTATAGGCCTGATTCTGGTGTTGGCTGGGCGGCGTGTATTCGCCGAAGCCGCTCTCATAGGTGACAAGGCGCAGGCCGTTTTCGGCGGCCTTGCGGGCGTGATAAACATAGTAAGGCGCGTTGAACGTCGCGATCCGGTTGCGCAGAGCGGCTATGGCCCGGCCGTAGCCACCGTCGCTGTCCCGCCACCAGCTCATAACCGTGCCAGCCACCGCCGGCGTGTTCATCGTGCCGTCGTAGTAGCCGGTGATGGCGTACTCGTCGAAATAGTCGCTGGCGCGGACGTGGTTACCGGCGCTGTCGACCCAGTGCTCGGTGTTCAGACCCAGATCCTCCAGCCCCTGCCAGCCGAACTGCGTATTGTAGACGACCAGCACCCGCCCGGGATCGCCGCGGGGATTGTTGCCGTCATGGCGTACCGCCTCGCCGAAGACGGTATTCCAGATCGCGCCGACCTCGGCGGTTCGCTTGCCGTACCACTCCATCCATTTGACGTCGGCACCCAGTGTTTCGTGCGCCCGGCGTTCCGAGTAGCGCGCCTGGGGAAACGAGAAGTTCCAGACTTCGTTCGACAGCTCGACATGGATGCGGCGGCGGCCGTCGAGGTGATCGCGGACATAGGTCGCGAAGCCGCGAACATAGTCGTCACTGGCATTGATTGGCATGTTGAACCAGGGTTCGGCACCGGTGCGGTTGGCCAGTTCTACCAGCGCCTCGACCGGCACGCCGCGGCTGCCATCGGCCCAGCGCATAGTCTCGGGCCGGCTGCGATCCGCCCAGTCGAGCTGCGGTGCCCGGCGCTGGCCGATTTCAGAGGTGATCGGCGCCCCCGCCTTGTCGAAGATGGTGTTGGTGTTCATCCAATCCATGAAGCGCAGTGTGTGAAACGGCCTGATCTTCTCGACGAAGGCCGGGTTGAAGGTCTCGCCGGCCTCATAGCGCGGCAACAGGTCCTCGCGGATCAGGTGCACGTCGCGCAACGGGTCGGCGGGGTCGATCGTGGTGATGTCGATCGACAGCGTGCCGTCCTGCGCGGACTGGACCAGCAGCCGCCCGGGTCGATTCTCGACGACCTGCGCGCCGCCGGTGGTGGCGACGGACAGCGTGCCGCGACCGGAATATAGCACCACGTAACGGGCAGCCGGCGGCGCGGCGGGATTGTTGTGCAAAACGTTCAGGTGGACGCGCCGGTAGTTGGCCCCGGGCGGCAGCGCCGTCACCCAGCCCCGGGCATCACGCGGGACGGGTTCGCCGGTATCATAGGTCGCATCGGATTGTGGCAGCCACTGGCCGGACGCCTTTACCAGGTCGATGACCGGCAGCGCCGGGCTCCAGTAAGCCAGTCCGTCGAGATTGGTGCCGATCGCGAGATGACCGGCGGCGACAGGCTGGACCACCACGATGTCGGCAGCGCGCGACGCGGAACGGTCGCTGCACGCGGTCATCGACAGTAGAAGACTTATTGCAACACTGGCATGGGCGGCGACGATGCCAAGTCGTGAACTTTCGCCATCCTCATTAATGCCCACTGTCAATTACCTTCCGAATACACTCGCGAAATATACCAAGATAATTCTCGATGATTACCATGTACTGGAGTAATTAGAAGTCCACACCATATCATGAACTAGGATACCTGGAACACGTTGCTGTCCATGGGGGATTATCGTGACATTCCGAGATTCGGCGCTGCCAGAAGGTTTCACCGCATGACGCGGCCGCGCGTCCTGCTGCTGGCCGAGGTGGCGAACCCCGAGTTCGTCAGCGTGCCGCTGATCGCGTGGAGTCTGTCCGAAGCGATCGGCCGGAATGTCGATGCCCACATGGTCACCCATGTCCGCAACCGCGACGCCATCCTTCGCCAGGGTTGGCGCGAGGGCGAGGATTTTACCATCCTCGACACCGAATGGGCGACGCGGCGAATCTGGGATCTGGCCCGGCTGCTGGGCGGCCGTGACAACAAGGGTTGGACGATCCACCAGGCGCTCGCGCCGCTCGGCTGCTTCGCCTTCGAGGAGACGGCGTGGCGGCGCTTCAAGCCCGATCTCCTCGCCGGGCGCTTCGACATCGTCCACCGGATTACGCCGATGAGCCCGACGACGCCCAGCCTGCTCGGGCGGCGGCTGAAGCGGCTGGGTATCCCGTTCGTCGTCGGTCCGCTCAACGGCGGCGTGCCGTGGCCCCCCGGCTTCCAGGACCGCATGCGCCGCGAGCGCGAGGCGCTGTCGTACCTGCGCAGTGCCTTCAAGTTGATCCCCGGCTACCGCGCCATGCGCCGCGACGCTGCCGCGCTGTTGTCGGGGTCGCTATTCACGCTATCCGAAATGCCGGCGAGCGCCGCGCCACGCAGTTTCTATTTTCCCGAAAACGGCATCGATCCCGCACGGTTCGACAAGTCCCGGACACGCGCGGCCACCCTCCCGTTACGGGGTGCATTCATCGGTCGATTGGTGCCCTACAAAGCCGCTGACGTGCTCATCCGTGCTGCCGAACCGCTGCTGCGCTCGGGCAAGCTTCATCTCGACATCATCGGCGACGGGCCGGAGCGGGACTCTCTGGCGGCGCAAGTTGCGGGACTTGGCTTGGAAAGCCAGGTGACGCTGCACGGCAATATCGAGCACCGCTCCGTCCAGGATATCCTGTCCGAGTGCGATTTCCTCGCCTGTCCCAGCGTCCGCGAGTTCGGCGGCGGTGTCGTGCTCGAGGCGATGGCGCTTGGCGTCGTGCCGATCGTTGCGGACTACGGCGGCCAGACCGAGCTCCTCGATGACCAATGCGGCATTCGCATCCCGTTCACTGACGTCGCCAGCCTGGAGTGCGGTTTCCGCGAGGCCCTCGACGGATTGGCGCGCGATCCTGCCCGGCTCGATGCGATGGGCGTGCTGGCTCGGCAGCGTATCGCGGACCATTTCACTTGGGAGCGGAAGGCCGCGAAGATCCTCAAACTTTACGATTGGTGCCTTTATGGAGGCAATCGACCGGTTCTCGATGCGCTGCCGGCGGTGCACTCGCGGGTCGCGGAGCCTCAGGCCTTGCGGCGGTCGGTGCTCGCCGATGGCATCGTGGCAGGCTGAGCGGCGGTGACATCGCTGATCGCCATCCTGCTGCTCAGTTTCGCGACGTTGGCAGCGCTCCGGCTGGCCCTGCCGGCGACCCTGCGCCACCGTATTGGCGGGCGCGAATTCACGATGGCGGCGCTGCTGCCGACGGTGGCGATCTTCAGCCCGCAGTATTTCATCTTTGCCGGTGCCATGTTGGCGATCGTCGGGATGGCGCCATCGCTCGGCGGCGCGCGACCGTACCGCACCGCCGATGCCATGGAGACGCGCTTGCGGCTGATGGTGTTTGCGCTGCCGCTGCTCCCGATGCTGCAGTACACCGCGATGATATCGACCTTCACCATCGCGCAGTTGCAATCGACGGCACTGCTTTGCGCCGGCGGCATTGCGGCGCTGCTCAACAGCGACCTCCGGACGCCGAGGGCTCGCCTTGCCACCTGGGATGCCGGCTTCGCCATGCTGATGCTCGTCCAGCTGTTCATGGACGTGCGGGATAACGACGTGATGTACGCGCTGCGCAGCATCGTGCAGATCATCATCAACCTCGGACTGCCTTACTTCATCATCAGCCGCGCCGCGGCGATGGCCAAAGAGCCTTCGCAATTGCTGGTGGCGCTGCTGTTCGCGGCCTGCATCCTGTCCACGATCGCGGTGTTCGAAAGCTTCCGCCACTGGCTGCTGTACGAGGACATGATCCGCCGCGTCGGCGGCGATCCCGAGCGAATATCGGGCTACACCAAGCTTCGCGGCGGCATGCTGCGAGCCCGTGCCAGCTTCTCAGAATCGACCGGCCTCGGGCTGTTTCTCGGCGTCATGCTTTCTGTCCTGTTCGCGCTGCGGCGGCAGGTCGGATCGACGCGACTGGCCTGGCTGATGGCGACGATCTTGTTGGCCGGGCTGATGGTGACCTTTGCCCGCGTCGGCTACGTCGCGCTCGCCGCCGGCATCGTCCTGTCGATCCTCCACGAACGCCGCTACCGCCTGCTGGCCGTGGTCGCGGCGATCCTGCCGCCGTTCTACCTGGGCCTGAGGGCGCTCGGTCAGGTCGTACCCGTCATCGGCGCATCGATCGGCAGCAGTGCCGATTCCGTCGGGTCGGTCAGCTACCGGTCGCAACTGATGGACGCAGGCCGCGAGCTGATCGCCCAGAATCCGCTGTTCGGCCTCGGCATCCATGACCTCGTCGCCCGGCTGTCGTTTCTCAAGCAGGGGGAGGGCATTGTCGATTTCGTCAACCAGCCGCTGACCATCCTGATGCGCGCCGGCCTGATTGGCGGCGCACTGTATTTCCTGATGACCTTCCGGCTCGCCTGGGACCTGTTTCGCCAGCCCGGCCGGGATCCGGCCCTGCGCGCCGGTGCCGCCGCCTGCTTCGCCGGTCTCGGCGCCCTGCTCGCCGGGCTGACGACAACGAGCTATGGCCGCAACGACATCACATTCTTCGCGCTGCTGGCGTTGGGAGCAGGGCTGATGGCGCGGCAGTCCAGCAGCGTCGCCGCTCAGCCGAACGCCGCCGTGAACATCCGGGTGCCGGCGAGACCGGCAGCGACACCGGCGCCGGCGACCGCCAGCATGAGCAGTTCCTGATCGACCTTGAGCAGGTTGTTCCGGCGCAGCTGCCACCAGTTGTAGACCTGCACCGGCACCTCGATTGTGCCGACAGCGGCGACGAGCCCGATCGGCCCGAACGCCAGGAAACCCGCCGTGCCCGCTCCCGCCAACCATACCAGCCGGACGATGTTGGCGACCAGCAACGGCCGCACCTGCCCGATCGAAATGAGCACTTCGCGCGCTGCATAATTGTTGAGGCCGATCAGCGGGGCGACGGCGAGAATGCCGAGATAGCTGCCCGCCAGCGCGTAGCGCGGATCGTAGAGGATATGGATCGTGGCGGGTGCAAAGCCGATGAAGCCGCCCATCGTCGCCAGATAGAGCATCATCACCATCCGGCGACCGTCGTAGTACACGTCGCGGAGCGTCGCGGGGGCAACGCGGTGCGCATGCGCGTAGGCCGGCAGCAACACCCGGCTCGGGTAGCTGGTGGTGAACGCCGACGGTGCGCCCGCCAGGTTCATCGCCACGCTGTAGACGCCGAACAGGTTCAACGAGAACAGTCGCGACAGCACCAGTTTGTCGACCTGCGACAGCAGTACCTGGATGGTATGGGCACCCAAAATCGTCCGTCCGAAGCGCCACATCTCGATAAAGAGCCCGCGGTCGAAGGCCAGCCGACGGCGTGAGCCGGGAAACGCGGTGTAGCTCAGCACCGATTTGATGACGTTCGCCAACAGGCCGCCGATGATGATCGCCCAGTAATTGTGCATGACGAGCGCGAAGGCGATCCCGAGCCCGATCTGGATCGCCGTCGAGCCGACGTCGAGGATGCTGAGGCGCAGCAGTTTCTGCTGGCGGACGACCGTCATCAACGACAATGACGACGAGCTTTCGATGATGAAATGCAGCGCCGTGACCGCGATCGCCAGGGTCAGCGCCGGCTGTCCGACGAGCATCGCGAGCGGTCTCGCCAGCAGCGCCAGCCCGATCGTCAGCACCACCGACCGCACCAGGCGCACCGTCCACACGACATCCAGGAAACGCGGATCGTCGCCCTGCGCGTGCTGGATGACGAACACGCCGAAGCCGAGGTCCGACATCATCAGCAGCACCGTTATGATGGCCCCGGTGATGGCGGTGACGCCGAAATCCTCGGGGCTGAGCAGGCGCGTCAGGATGACCGTGCTGGGCAGGCGCAGGGCGGTCATCAGGACGACCGTGATCGTCACCAGCGACACGCTGCTCCCCATGCGCGCGCGCCATCGCGGCATGACTGGCTCCATCGGCATCGGCGCGGCGGTCATCGCGAAATCCCCTGGCGCAGGCCGCGCGCGACCGCATGCGATGCCAGCGCCCGGTTGAGGCGCGCGGTGACCGGTGCTTCGACGTGGCGGTGGACGACGATCGACAACAGGCTGCACCCGGCCAGCAGCCCGCCCGCCGTGGCGATCTCCGCCGCGGGTGACAGCGGCTGGGACAGGCGAGCCACCAATGTGAAGATCGGGCGGTGGATGAGGTAGAGCGAGAAGGACGCTTCGCCGAGACCGACCAGCACCCGCGACCGCAGCCCGCGGGAAATCATGCCGTCACCACAGGCGAACACGAAAACCAGCGCTGCCGCCAGGGGCAAGTAGGCGAGTTGCCAGCGCAGCGGCAACGGCACGTCGAGCGCTACAAACCCCGCCATGCAGGCCGGTACCAGAGCGACCAGCACGAGCTCGAACCGGGTCCCGGCCCAGGCGCGGAGATGGCCTTGGCGCCAGGCATCGTAGACCAGCATGCCGGTGATGAACTCAAGCAGCCGGACCAGCGGATTGACATAGAACAGCCACTCGATGTCGGGCGAAAAGCCCGGCACCAGTATCGCCGCCGCCAGCGCCATCGCGGCGATGCCGGTAAACTGCAGCGTCGCGATCCGCGCCAGCACCGCGCGCGGCAGCAGGATCAGCAGCGGGAACATCGCGTAGAAGAACATCTCCACCGACAGGCTCCACGACGGCCCGTTCAGCGAGAAGTGCAGCGTGCCGGGGACCGCCCAGGCGTGCAGCAGCAGCAGGTTGAGCGTCACCAGCAGCGGCTCGATCGGGCGGCCCTCGGCCAGCGCCAGCCACGCGATGAACGGCAGCGCCACCAGCCAGTGCATCGGCAGGATGCGCGCCGCACGCCGGGCGAGATACGCCGTGACGGTGATCCGCCGGGACAGCAGCGCGTCGCGGTAGGCGTGGCTGAGGATCAGGCCCGAAAGCACGAAGAAGAACGACACCCCGCAATAACCTTCGTGCAGGAAGCCATCGTAGATCCGGCGGAGCGGTGCCGCGGTCGACTGCTTCAGGAAATCGAGGTGCGAGACCATCACCAGCAGCGCCGCGAAATAGCGCAGCGATGTCAGTTGCGGGAGGACGTGGTCGATGGCGGGCGCGATCGGCCGCGATCTCAGCACATCAACTCCAGGTACCGGTCGGCGACACGCGGCGTGGAGAACTGCGCCAGCCACTCGGCCGGGACCGGCGGCGCGCCGTCGACGATTGCGGCCTCGATCGCCGCCGCCATGCCGTCGACGTCGCCGACCTTCACCAGCCGGCCGTGCCGCCCGCCGCCGAGCGCCTCGGCCGGACCGGACGGGCAGTCGGTGGCGACCACCGGCGTGCCGACGGCCATCGCCTCGATGACGACATTGGCCAGGCTTTCGAAATCCGACGACAGCACCAGCGTCGCGGCCTTGGCGACATAGGCGTGGGGATTGGGCTTGAAGCCAGGCATCGAGACCCGCTCGCCAAGCTCCAGCGACTGGACCAGCGCTTCGAGCATGACGCGCTCCGAACCGTCGCCGAGGATCATCAGGCGGCAATCACGGGCGGCGGAAACCTTGGCGAAGGCCCGGATCAGCAGCGCGAAATTCTTCTGCGCCTCCATCCGGCCGACCGCGATGACCACCGGCGGCGCGCCGGGGGTGAACCATGGATGCTCGACCGGCTGCCGGGCCTGAGCAAGCAAGGTCTCGCTGACGATCGGGTTGTAGATGCACTGGACGCTGGCGCGGTCGATCGAGATCACCCGGGCAAGGTCGTCGCCGGTGCCTTCCGAAACGGCGACAATCGAATCGGCGTGCGGGTAGGCGAAATGCGCGATCGGAAAGAACCAGTAGCGCGCCTGCCACGGCCGCGGCGCGGCGCGGTCGACGGACGGGAAGCAATGCTCGGTCAGCATCAGGTGGAACGAGGCCCCGGCGATCATTCGCGCCGCGACCGCGAAGACGTTGGGGAAGCCGAAGCTGGTGCACATCACGGCGCGCGGTCGCTCGTCGCGGATCAGGCGCATCAGCTTGCGCAGCCGGGCGATCGGCCCGCGTGCCTCAAGCACCTCATAGCGCGCGCCGACCGGGAGCAGGGTTCGGAAGGGCGAGAACTGGTTGTCGTAATCGACCGCGATGACGACGCCGAGCCCGCGCGCCATGAACTCCTCGGCGAGGTTGAAGACCACCCGGTCGACCCCGCCGTTGTGAAGCGACCGCATGTAGAAGATGATGTCGGTGCTCATCGACTGCTCCTCATGGCCGGGATGGCGGCGACCTGGGGGACAGGCTCCGCGACCGCCGGCGTTCGTGCCGCATCGACCATTTCCGCCATGATCGCGGCGACGTCGCGAACCTTGGCCGCCCAGCCGAGATCGGCGTCGATGATGCGCTGGCGGGCGGCGGCACCCATCGTGCGGCGCAGGTCGTGCGACCGCGCCAGCGTCCGCATCGCCTCGGTCAGCCCGGTGACGACCGCGGCCTCGGACACCGGATCGACGAACAGCGCGCAGGCATCGCTGGCGTATTGCGCGCCGCCGCCCCAGCGCAGCGACACCACCGGCAGGCCGATCGCCATCGCCTCCATCATCGCCATGCCCCCGCATTCCCGCAGCGAGGGTGTCACGTAGACATCGGCGCTTTCGAGCAGCGCGATATAATCGTCGAACTTGAGCCGGCCGTGCAGCACGACGGCGTCCTGCATTTCCGCCGCCGCGACCTGTGCGGCGATGTCGTCGTAGAGCTCGCCGTCGCCGACCAGCTCGAGCCGGGCACCGCCCTCGCGCGCCAGCGGCCGGAAGGCCTCGACCAGGTACTTGATGCCCTTCCAGTCGACGAAGCGGCTGCAGAACACGAACGACACCGGCGTGCCCGATGGCAACGGGTGGTGCTGCTTCGGGGCCCAGCGCTCGAACTCGACGCCGCTCTCCATGACCTCGCGGATTTCGCCCGTGGTGCCGCGCGGCACCGCCCGCCTGGTGCGGCTGTTGCCGACGATCAGCGCCGCGGCGCGCAATTTGCCCGGGATCAGCCGGTGCAGCAGTCCGGCGCCGTGCCGTGCACCGGTAATTGCCCAGCGCACCATCCGGCCGTCCATCCGGCGAAAGGCCGGCGGCAGCTCCATCCCGCCGCTCATCGGCCCGATCACCACCGGCACGCCGAGGCCGTACATGAAGCTCAGCGCCTTGGGCGCGATCGGGGCCGGCTCCAGCACCACTTCGATACCGTGCTCGGCGATGATGCGCCGGACCGCACCGCGCATCCGGAACTGGGTGATGACGTGGATCAGCTGGTTGAAGACGAGGTCCTCGACCCGGTACGGAAACCATTGGCCGATCCGGTAGATCGCGTACTGGAGCGGTGAATCCTCGACGAAGTCGATCAGCGCGAACAGCTCCGGCGGCAGGTCGGCGCGCAGGTCGTCGCGGCAGCGGGCGTGGCAAATGGCGCGGGCGTGGGTGCCGAGCTGCCGCAGGCCGGCCAGATAGTGGTACGGCAGCACGGTTTCGCCGCTCATCCGCCGCGAGATGTTCTCGGCGACGATCAGCGCACTGCGCGGCACGCGGCTCATCGGCGTCCGCCCCCGGCCATCGGTCGATCGGCGCGCACGGACGACAAATGCTTCCCCCAGCCAGTGGCCGCCGGCGCCAGAAGGCAGCCAGCACAGCCGCCAAGTTATCCGATGAGGGCCGTCGCCAACCATCGCCAATGCTGGGTGCTGAGTTCTACCAACCGGAAAAGCACCGCGCAGTTACGGATGGTGACTTCTGCCTTTGTCGGGAACGTGACTGGCATTATTCTGAGCAGGTCGGACGATCACTTTGCAATGTGCCAAAGCGACAGCCGAAAGCATTTCGACGTTCCTGTCCGAAACGCAGCGGAGAGCTGGCCTGAGCACGGTCCAAACCCTTGCCGATGTGCGCCGCACCGCTGTTCCGGCGACGGTGTCCCGGCTGCCGTCGCCGGTGCGGTCGGCGGTGGCCTATCTCACCAACGCCTATCCGCGCCCGAGCCACAGCTTCATCCGGCGCGAGATACTGGCGCTGGAGCGTCAGGGCTTCACGGTCGAGCGCTATTCGATCCGGCCACTGGAGGGCGTGCTCCCCGACCCCGAGGACCAACGCGAGGCGAAGCGCACCCGGATTTTGCTCGATGGCCGGCTCGGCGTCCTCGCGGGGTCGTTCGCGGCATTCGCCGTCACGCGGCCGCGGCGGCTGCTGGATGCCCTCGGTGCGACGCTCGGTATGTGCCGGTCGCCCGCCGCGCTGCCCCGCCACATCGCCTATCTGGTCGAGGCCTGCCGCCTGGTGCGCCAGCTCGAGGCCGCCGGCATCCGCCATGTCCACGTCCATTTCGGGACCAATCCCGCAGCCGTCGCGCGACTGGCAGCGCGGCTTGGCCGGCTGACCTACAGCTTCACCGTGCACGGCCCCGACGAGTTCGATGCACCGGTCGGGTTGTCGCTGGCGGCCAAGGCGAGGGACGCGGCGTTCGTCGTCGCGATCTCCAGTTATGGCCGCGGCCAGCTGATGCGCTGGCTGGCATCGGCGGACTGGTCGCGCATCGAGGTCGTCCGCTGCGGTGTCGATCCGAAGTTCCAGACGGCGATCGCCGCCCCGGTGGCCGACGTCGGCCTGGCCTCGCGACGGCTGGTCTGCATTGCGCGTCTTAGTGCGCAAAAGGGCCTGCCGCTGCTGATCGAGGCGGCCGCGCTGCTCGCCGAGCGTCGCGCCTTCGAACTGCGTATCATCGGCGGCGGCGAACTCCACGCTGCCCTGCAGGCGCAGATCACCGCCGCGGGCCTCGATCGCCAGGTTCGCCTGATGGGCACGCAGCCGTCGGACGTCGTGCGGTCCGAACTGCTCGGGGGGAGGGCGCTGGTCTCACCAAGCCTTGCCGAAGGGTTGCCGGTGGTGATGATGGAGGCGCTCGGCCTCGGGCGTCCGGTCGTTGCGACCAGCATTGCCGGTGTGCCCGAACTCGTCGACGCCGGTTGCGGCTGGCTGGTGCCGTCGGGATCGGCGGAGCGGCTGGCGGACGCGATGTCGGCCGCGCTCGATGCCACCCCCGCGACGCTGGCGGCGATGGGGGAGGAGGGGCGGCGTCGCGTCCGTGCCGCTCATGACGCCGATACCAACGCACACCGGTTGGCGGCGCTGTTGCGGCCGCTGGTGTTGGAGGGCTGATCATGGACGGTCTAGCCTGGCTCGTCGTGGCGCCGGTCGCCCTTCCGGTGGTGGTATTCGCCGCGGAATGCATTGCCGGCTTCGCGGGCGCGGGAGCCGCGCGGGCGACACCCGCACCGCCGCCCTTCGTCGTGATCATGCCCGCCCACGACGAGGCCGCCGGCATCGGCCGCGCGATCACGGCGGTGCGCGGCCAATTGCGGCCCTGCGACCGGTTGCTGGTCGTCGCCGACAATTGCACCGACGATACGGCTGCCATCGCCCGGGGGCTTGGTGCCGAGGTCGTCGAGCGCCGGAACAGTGTCGAGCGCGGCAAGGGCCATGCGCTGGCCTTCGGGTGTGCGGCGCTTGCCGGGTCGCCGCCGGACATAGTGATCGTCCTAGATGCCGATTGCTGGCCGGAGCCGGATGCCCTGCTACGACTGGCGGCCGCTGCCGCGACGGGCGACGTCGTGCAGGGCCGCTACGAATTGGCGACGCCCGCCGGTGCCGGCACCGCGGCGCAGGTGTCGGGCTTTGCCTTCGCGGTGAAGAACGTCGTGCGCCAGCGCGGGCTGCAGCGGCTCGGTGGCCCGGCGCTGCTGCAGGGATCCGGGATGGCCTTCCCGTGGGCGGTGTTCCGCGGGGCCCCGCTGGCCAGCGCCAACCTCGTCGAGGATATGGAGCTCGGGATTGCGCTGGCCCGTGCCGGCGACCGCATCCGCTTCCTCGACGGCGCCCGCTTCGGAAGCGCCGCCAGCAGCCGCGACGCAACGGTGACGCAACGCACCCGCTGGGAGCACGGCACGCTGGCGACCGGCTGGCGCGCCGCCCCGGGCCTGTGGGGGGCGGCGCTGAGGGGCCGGCCGCGGCTGGCACTGCTGGCGCTCGACCTGATCGTACCGCCGCTGGCGCTGCTGGCGGCGCTGGTGCTCGCGGCCATCGGTATCGCCGGCGGCGCGGCACTGATCGGCGGGTCCGTGCTGCCGGTGCTGGCGGCATTGACCCTCGGGATGATGTTGTCGGGCGCTGTGCTGCTGGGTTGGCTGGCGGTCGGTCGGCAACATCTCAGCCCCGCCACGCTGGCCGGCGTGCCCGCCTACATGCTGTGGAAGCTGCCGATCTACCTTCGACTGGCGGGCCGACGCCAGCGCCTGTGGGTGAGGACCCATCGCGATGTCTGAGCTTGCCATGTCGAACCGCGAGCGCACCGGGGCGGACGACGTCGCGTTGCCGCCACTCGGCGCGGTCGTCATCGGGCGCAACGAGGGCGAGCGGCTGCGGGTCTCGCTGCGGTCGGTGATGCCGTGCTTTACTCATGTCGTGTACGTCGATTCGGGGTCGAGCGACGGCAGCGTGGCGCTGGCCGAGCAGCTCGGGGCCGCACCAGTCGTGCTCGATCGCACCCAGCCGTTTACCGCCGCGCGGGCGCGCAACGCCGGCGTCGCCTGGATGACGCAGCACCACCCCGAGGTGACGCTGGTCCAGCTCATCGACGGCGACTGCGAACTCGATCCGGCTTGGCCCGCAACGGCGCGCGCCGCGATAGCTGCACGCCCCGATGCTGCGGTCGTCTGCGGCCGCCGCCGCGAGCGCTTCCCCGAGGCCAGCGTCTACAACGCCCTGTGCAACCGCGAGTGGGACACCCCGGTCGGCATCGTCAAGACGTGCGGCGGCGATGCGCTGGTCCGCGTCGATGCCTTCAACGCCGTCGGGGGATTTTCGCCCGAGCTGATCGCCGGCGAGGAGCCGGACCTGTGCCACAAGCTGCGCGGCGCCGGCTGGACCATCCACCGGCTCGACGCCGAGATGACCCGCCACGACGCCGCGATGACCCGGGCCGGGCAGTGGTGGAACCGCAACAAGCGCAGCGGCTATGCCTTTGCCGAGGCCTGGTCGCGGCGTGGCGACAGCGACGACTATCCGCGCCGGCGCGTACTGAACAACCTGCTGTGGGG containing:
- a CDS encoding acyltransferase, which codes for MLRSRPIAPAIDHVLPQLTSLRYFAALLVMVSHLDFLKQSTAAPLRRIYDGFLHEGYCGVSFFFVLSGLILSHAYRDALLSRRITVTAYLARRAARILPMHWLVALPFIAWLALAEGRPIEPLLVTLNLLLLHAWAVPGTLHFSLNGPSWSLSVEMFFYAMFPLLILLPRAVLARIATLQFTGIAAMALAAAILVPGFSPDIEWLFYVNPLVRLLEFITGMLVYDAWRQGHLRAWAGTRFELVLVALVPACMAGFVALDVPLPLRWQLAYLPLAAALVFVFACGDGMISRGLRSRVLVGLGEASFSLYLIHRPIFTLVARLSQPLSPAAEIATAGGLLAGCSLLSIVVHRHVEAPVTARLNRALASHAVARGLRQGISR
- a CDS encoding glycosyltransferase, with translation MSTDIIFYMRSLHNGGVDRVVFNLAEEFMARGLGVVIAVDYDNQFSPFRTLLPVGARYEVLEARGPIARLRKLMRLIRDERPRAVMCTSFGFPNVFAVAARMIAGASFHLMLTEHCFPSVDRAAPRPWQARYWFFPIAHFAYPHADSIVAVSEGTGDDLARVISIDRASVQCIYNPIVSETLLAQARQPVEHPWFTPGAPPVVIAVGRMEAQKNFALLIRAFAKVSAARDCRLMILGDGSERVMLEALVQSLELGERVSMPGFKPNPHAYVAKAATLVLSSDFESLANVVIEAMAVGTPVVATDCPSGPAEALGGGRHGRLVKVGDVDGMAAAIEAAIVDGAPPVPAEWLAQFSTPRVADRYLELMC
- a CDS encoding glycosyltransferase family 4 protein, whose amino-acid sequence is MSRVPRSALIVAENISRRMSGETVLPYHYLAGLRQLGTHARAICHARCRDDLRADLPPELFALIDFVEDSPLQYAIYRIGQWFPYRVEDLVFNQLIHVITQFRMRGAVRRIIAEHGIEVVLEPAPIAPKALSFMYGLGVPVVIGPMSGGMELPPAFRRMDGRMVRWAITGARHGAGLLHRLIPGKLRAAALIVGNSRTRRAVPRGTTGEIREVMESGVEFERWAPKQHHPLPSGTPVSFVFCSRFVDWKGIKYLVEAFRPLAREGGARLELVGDGELYDDIAAQVAAAEMQDAVVLHGRLKFDDYIALLESADVYVTPSLRECGGMAMMEAMAIGLPVVSLRWGGGAQYASDACALFVDPVSEAAVVTGLTEAMRTLARSHDLRRTMGAAARQRIIDADLGWAAKVRDVAAIMAEMVDAARTPAVAEPVPQVAAIPAMRSSR
- a CDS encoding glycosyltransferase family 4 protein, whose translation is MRRTAVPATVSRLPSPVRSAVAYLTNAYPRPSHSFIRREILALERQGFTVERYSIRPLEGVLPDPEDQREAKRTRILLDGRLGVLAGSFAAFAVTRPRRLLDALGATLGMCRSPAALPRHIAYLVEACRLVRQLEAAGIRHVHVHFGTNPAAVARLAARLGRLTYSFTVHGPDEFDAPVGLSLAAKARDAAFVVAISSYGRGQLMRWLASADWSRIEVVRCGVDPKFQTAIAAPVADVGLASRRLVCIARLSAQKGLPLLIEAAALLAERRAFELRIIGGGELHAALQAQITAAGLDRQVRLMGTQPSDVVRSELLGGRALVSPSLAEGLPVVMMEALGLGRPVVATSIAGVPELVDAGCGWLVPSGSAERLADAMSAALDATPATLAAMGEEGRRRVRAAHDADTNAHRLAALLRPLVLEG
- a CDS encoding glycosyltransferase, with translation MMDGLAWLVVAPVALPVVVFAAECIAGFAGAGAARATPAPPPFVVIMPAHDEAAGIGRAITAVRGQLRPCDRLLVVADNCTDDTAAIARGLGAEVVERRNSVERGKGHALAFGCAALAGSPPDIVIVLDADCWPEPDALLRLAAAAATGDVVQGRYELATPAGAGTAAQVSGFAFAVKNVVRQRGLQRLGGPALLQGSGMAFPWAVFRGAPLASANLVEDMELGIALARAGDRIRFLDGARFGSAASSRDATVTQRTRWEHGTLATGWRAAPGLWGAALRGRPRLALLALDLIVPPLALLAALVLAAIGIAGGAALIGGSVLPVLAALTLGMMLSGAVLLGWLAVGRQHLSPATLAGVPAYMLWKLPIYLRLAGRRQRLWVRTHRDV